A stretch of DNA from Lysinibacillus sp. B2A1:
TGATTTGATTTACCTTTACTATCCAACACTGAAATAACCCCTGCACCTGTTTGAATATATAATTTCTCTGCTGTTGCTATATCTTCTTTTGATTTCAAATTAATTGTAGCTTGTTTATGCCAAGGAAAAGGCTCTGATTGTGCGGCTAGCTTTTCAAACATTTCATCTGTAACGACAAAAATGGGTCCCCCGCCGCCAACTGTTACAATGCCACTTATGATACTTTTATCTTGAACATCAATAACATGAAATGTCTCCTCATGTTTACCAGCCGATACTACAACCTCACGATCCTTTTCTAATGGGAACATCTCTGCCATGTAACCGCCATAGTTTGTTAATATTACACTATTACCAGATAATTTTGCCTCAGGGACACTTTGCTGATAATCACTTAGCGGGATAGTATAAATTGTTCCTTTCATCGTATAAAATGGGCTGTCCTTCTGATCTTTAGACATTAATTGTGCTATAGAAGCTGTTACCGCCTGCAAACGGTAATCTACTTTGTCATAAGAAATATTGCTTTCCTCAAGTTCTTTCAAAAATTCCTGTCCATTGTCCTCAAGTAAGATATAATCTCCAGGTACTCGGCTAAATGCTGACGACTCTGATGAATAATACCCTATATATGAAAGTGTTGTGATCCCAAGAGAAAAACCCGTTAAAACTGTAATCAATGTTAAAGATTTTGCGTTACTTTTCATACGATGCATAATGGGTGTTAATGCTAATACATCATGAACAGTTAAATGTCCATTTTTCTTTAAACGGATAAAATTCATTATAAACGCTACAGAGTAACGGAATACTAAGAATGTCCCGCCTATAGTAGTAGCTAAAATAATCATCATATTAACAAATAAGTTACCGGCCGATTCAATATCGAAGAGCTTTGTTGATGCATAATAGCCATAAACAATCAATACAAGCCCTATAAAACCTATCGCCATTTGTAATGGGCTAAAGCGTTTTACACGCTCATCTGCTTGTTTAGCAGCGCTGAATAAAGATAACAATGACACACGGTGAATCATCCAAGCCATCTGAACAAGCACAATTACTAAGAGTATAGCGAAGACAATAATAGATTTCTGTAATGCCTCGATGCTAAATTTCATCGTGACAAGCGCCTCTTCTTCTAGAACTCGTAATAATATCATGGCAAATAATCGAGAACTAAAGAATCCTGCAAGCATACCTAAAACCACTGCACCAACAAATAATAGAATACTTTCGATTGCTAATAAACGTACAATCAAGCCCTTTGTCATACCGATTAGTTGATACAAGCCAATCTCTTTACTACGACGCTTCATAAATAGATGATTTGCATACAGTACGAAAAATAACACTATAAAATACAATATATATGTTGCTGCTTCAAAACCCGCTGTTGCTGTACCACTCTTATTTACAGTTTCTAGTACATCAGCATTGTTTTGCAAAGTCACAAAGGAAAAATATAAAGTCACACTAAAAATAAGGGCAAAGAAATATAAATAATAGTGCTTCATATTTTTCTTCATGCTACGTAATACAAGCTTACTAAGACTCATAACCGTCACCACCTAGCACACTTTGCGTATGCATGATTTCCTGGAAAAACGCCTGCCTTGTTTTCTCACCCTTATACAACTCACTATAAATAAGCCCGTCCTTTAAGAACAAAACACGCGTGCAAAAGCTTGCTGCTACTGCATCATGCGTAACCATCATAATAGTAGCCTTCTTTGCCTCATTAATACTTTGTAGATTTTTTAAAAGTGCTGTTGCTGATTTGGAGTCAAGTGCACCGGTAGGCTCGTCTGCAAATACTAGCGATGGATTTGTAATTAGCGCACGAGCTGCAGATGTACGTTGTTTTTGCCCACCTGATATTTCATTTGGATATTTATTTAGAATCTCAGCAATCCCTAACAAATGTGTAAGCTCCTTTACACGACTGTCTGCAACAGCCTTTGGTAGCTTACCAATAGCCAACGGTAATAGTATATTTTCTTTTACCGTTAAAGTATCCAATAAATTATAATCTTGGAATATAAAACCCAATTGTTCACGGCGGAAATTAGCTAGAGCTTTTTCCTTCATTCCTCGTAAGTTTTGACCATTTATTTCAATAACACCTTCTGTTGCAAAATCTATAGAGCACAGAACGTTTAATAATGTTGTTTTTCCAGAACCCGATGAACCCATAATTCCAACAAATTCTCCTTGATTTACCTCTAAATCTATACCCTTTAAAACTTCTTGAGCTGTTGATTTTTTACCATAGACCTTCTTTACTTTTCGACCAATTAAAACTGCCACTTATAAACGCCCCTTTCTATAGTTCAAGTGTACCCTGTCATCTTCGCTTATTCGTGCGTTTTACATGACAATATAAAAAGGTAGGTGACAATTTCGTCATCTACCTGTTAGTTTGACATATTCATTTTGTAATGGAAAACGCAAGGTAAATATGGAGCCTTCCCCTATACTGGATTGAACCGTAATACGAATGCCAATCTTCTGTGCGACATTATGTGCTAGGTATAAACCCATCCCTGTTGATTGACTTGATTCCCTTCCAGCTGTCCCTGTATATGATTTCTGAAAAATTCGAGGTAAATCCTCCTTACGAATACCAATACCATTATCTTTAATATGTAATAGTGTTGCTCCATTCGGGTCTACTTCTGTAAATATAAATATCTCTGAGTTTGTAGGGCTATATTTAATCGCATTAGATAAAATCTGTCGAACGATAAAGGCTAGCCATTTACCATCTGTCATCACCGTTTCAGTTAGCTCTTCAACATCAAAACCGATACCCTTTTCAATACACCATGGCTGCATAGCTTTTATTTCGTTATAGACAGCGGCTCGCAGTTCCATTTTCAACATATAATTATCTTTTTCAATGGAGGCTAATCGTGTTTGGTGTAGCTGCTGATCAACCAATAAATGCAACCTAAGCCACTCTGCCTCTAATTTACGACGTAATGACAAATCTTCTATATGATCCAGCATTAGATTAATAGTTGTTAATGGGGCTTTTACTTCATGAACCCATGCGAGGAGCTCATCAGAATACTCTTGTAATTGAACTTTTGCTTGATTTAGCTCAGTATTTTTATCATAAAAAACATCTTCTATTTTCGTGAAGTAAGCCGCTTGAAATGGAGAAAGTGCCAAGCTTCTGCTATGTGCATCATCGAGTTGGCTATCTACATTTCCCAGGAAATCATTAAGCTGCTTTACCTCGACTACATATCTCCAAAAAAGAAATATTATAAAACTAACGAGTAAAATCACATTTACATACCAAATAGATACCCCTACTAGACCAACATCTAATGAAAATAAAATGTTGAGAACACCAATCATAAATAGAAAGTAGCTTATCCATGCTAAGCGTTCTCTTATAAATAATAATGGCATCTTCATCACGTCCCTTGTATGACAGCAATATAACCAAGTCCTTTTTTGGTTAAAATAACATCCTGTAAACCTATATCCTCAAGCTTAGTACGTAAACGATTAACATTCACAGACAAAGTATTATCATTAACAAAGCGCTCATCGTCCCATAACTTTCTCATCAAATCATCTCTAGAAACAATTTGATTCGTCTTTTCGACTAAAATGCGTAAAATAAAGAGTTCGTTTTTGGTTAAAGAAGCAAGGTTTCCATTATACATAATCTCACTTCTAGCATAGTCAATTACCGCACCATTGAAGCGTGTAACATCCAAAGATTCCTCTATATAATCATACGTACGACGTAAAATAGCCTGAACCTTAGCTAGTAACACTTCCATGTGGAAAGGTTTTTGCACAAAATCATCCGCACCCATTTGCATTGACATGACCATATCCATCGGATGGTCTCGTGATGATAGAAAGAGGATTGGCACCTTAGAAATATGACGAATTTCACGACACCAATGAAAACCATCATAGGCTGGTAATTGAATATCAATTATGACTAGATGTGGCTTTTCCTCAATAAAATCATCCATCACCTTTTGAAAATTTTTAGGTCCAACCACTTGTAAAGACCACTGCGTAAATCTTGTCTGAATCATTTCAAAAATTGATGGATCATCCTCTATCAATAATATCTTCAACTCCATATTAAAGCACTCCTTTTAACAAGTAGGATATCTTGCTTTTAACGTTGCAAGCCCGAAAATATCAGTTAATTTAACTTAAATAAGTTATCATAATGCAGTCTGTTATTAACCACACACTAAATGAACATAAAACAATTTAATTTAAATGTAAATTGTTTATTTGTTAGCTATATTAATTTTAACATAAAAAACCAATCTGTAAGCGTCCCTACAGATTGGTTTAGAAAAATTAGCTTAAGCTAAAATTATTTTTGGATAGTAGCTACTACACCAGCGCCTACAGTACGGCCACCCTCACGGATAGAGAATTTAGTACCTTCTTCAAGAGCGATTGGAGCAATAAGTTCTACTGTCATTTCAATGTTATCACCAGGCATTACCATTTCAACGCCTTCTGGTAAGTTACAGATACCTGTTACGTCAGTTGTACGGAAGTAGAACTGAGGACGGTAGTTAGAGAAGAATGGAGTATGACGGCCACCCTCTTCTTTTGATAAAACATAAACTTCAGCTTTGAAGTTAGTGTGTGGAGTGATTGAGCCTGGTTTAGCTAATACTTGACCACGTTGGATTTCTTCACGAGCTACACCACGAAGTAAAGCACCGATGTTGTCACCAGCTTCAGCGTAGTCTAATAATTTACGGAACATTTCTACACCAGTTACAGTTGTAGATTTTGCTTCTTCAGTAATACCAACGATTTCAACTACATCGCCGACTTTAACTTGACCACGTTCAACACGGCCAGTTGCTACTGTACCACGACCAGTGATAGAGAATACATCCTCTACTGGCATCATGAATGGTTTGTCAGTTTGACGTTCTGGAGTTGGGATATAAGAATCTACAGCGTCCATTAATTCAACGATTTTTTCTTCCCATTCTGCTTCGCCTTCAAGAGCTTTAAGAGCAGAACCTTTAATTACAGGGATATCATCGCCTGGGAAGTCATATTCAGATAGTAGGTCACGGATTTCCATTTCTACTAATTCTAATAATTCTTCGTCATCAACCATATCACATTTATTCATGAATACTACTAAGTATGGAACACCAACTTGACGAGATAAAAGGATGTGTTCACGAGTTTGTGGCATTGGACCATCAGCAGCAGATACTACTAAGATACCACCATCCATTTGTGCAGCACCAGTGATCATGTTTTTAACATAGTCAGCGTGTCCTGGGCAGTCAACGTGTGCATAGTGACGAGATTCTGTTTCGTATTCTACGTGAGAAGTATTGATTGTGATACCACGTTCTTTTTCTTCTGGTGCGTTATCGATGTCAGCGTAAGATTTAGCTGTACCACCCATTTTTTTAGAAAGAACTGTAGCGATTGCAGCAGTTAAAGTAGTTTTACCATGGTCAACGTGTCCGATTGTACCAATGTTAGCATGCGTTTTTGAACGGTCAAATTTTTCTTTAGCCATTAGAGATTGCCTCCTCAAAATTATATGTTTTATTTTTGGAATTTATAGAATGAATGCTGATAGAGAACGGGCCCATCCCCTATCCTGCAATCATAGCTTACAAATTAGTTATACTTTATGCAAGATGAAAATTCAATTATTCACCTTTATTTTTTTTGATGATTTCAGCAGCGATTGATTTTGGTACTTCTTCATAATGATCAAATGTCATTGAGAATACACCACGACCTTGCGTTGCAGAACGAAGAGTCGTTGCATAACCAAACATTTCCGCTAAAGGAACCATTGCACGAACAACTTGTGAGTTACCGCGAGCATCCATCCCCTCAACGCGTCCGCGACGAGAAGTAATGTTACCCATGATATCACCAAGATATTCTTCTGGAATTACAACTTCAACTTTCATCATTGGTTCTAAGATAACAGCGTCACATTGTTTCGCAGCTTCTTTAAGTGCCATAGATGCAGCAATTTTAAACGCCATCTCATTCGAGTCAACGTCATGGTAAGAACCGAATACTAATTTAGCCTTAATGTCGATTAGTGGGTATCCAGCAACTACACCGCGGTCAAGAGAATCACGAAGACCAGCTTCTACTGCAGGAATGTATTCACGAGGTACTACACCACCAACGATAGCGTTTTCGAATTCAAAGCCTTTACCTTCTTCATTTGGAGAGAACTCAATCGTTACGTCTCCATATTGTCCACGACCACCAGATTGGCGAGTGAATTTACCTTGAACTTTTGCAGAGCCACGGAATGTTTCACGGTAAGATACCATTGGAGCACCTACGTTAGCTTCTACTTTAAATTCACGACGCATACGGTCAACTAAGATATCAAGGTGAAGCTCACCCATACCTGAGATGATCGTTTGTCCAGTTTCTGTGTCAGTGTGAGCACGGAAAGTTGGATCCTCTTCTTGAAGTTTAGCTAAAGCTTGACCCATTTTATCTTGGTCAGCTTTTGATTTTGGTTCTACAGAAAGAGAAATTACTGGCTCAGGGAATTCCATTGATTCAAGAATAACTAGGTTTTTCTCGTCACATAGAGTATCACCAGTAGTAGTATCTTTAAGTCCTACTGCTGCTGCAATGTCCCCAGCGAAAACTTTAGAAATCTCTTCACGAGAGTTAGCGTGCATTTGTAGGATACGACCAACACGTTCACGTTTACCTTTAGAAGAGTTTTGTACGTATGAACCCGAATCTAATGTTCCAGAGTACACACGGAAGAATGTTAATTTACCTACGAATGGGTCAGTCATAACTTTGAATGCAAGAGCTGAGAATGGCTCTTCATCAGAAGATTTACGTTCTAACTCTTCGTCACCATCAACTGTAGTACCTTTGATTGCTGGTACATCAACTGGAGATGGTAAGTAATCGATAACTGCATTTAACATTGGACGTACGCCTTTGTGTTTGAATGCTGTACCACAGATTACTGGGTAGAATTCTACTGCGATTGTAGCACGACGGATAGCCGCTTTTAGCTCAGCAACAGTAATTTCTTCACCTTCTAAATATTTTTCCATGATTTCTTCATCAACACTTGCAACGGCGTCGATTAATTTTTCACGGTATTCTTCAGCTTGTTCACGGTATTCTGCAGGAATTTCTCCTTCAGTTACTGCTGTACCCTTTTCATCACCGTAGAAAGTAGCTTTCATTTCAACTAAGTCAATGATAGCAGAGAACTGATCTTCAGCTCCGATAGGTAATTGGACAGGGTGAGCGTTTGCTTGTAATCGCTCATGTAGAGTTCCTACAGAGTATAAGAAATCTGCTCCTGTTTTATCCATTTTGTTAATGAATACAATACGTGGAACACCGTATGTTGTAGCTTGACGCCATACAGTTTCAGTTTGAGGCTCAACACCTGATTGAGCATCAAGTACTGTTACAGCACCGTCAAGTACGCGTAATGAACGTTCTACTTCTACAGTGAAGTCTACGTGTCCAGGAGTATCGATGATGTTTACACGGTGACCTGCCCATTGTGCTGTTGTTGCAGCAGAAGTGATTGTAATACCACGTTCTTGCTCTTGCTCCATCCAGTCCATTTGAGAAGCGCCTTCATGTGTTTCACCGATTTTGTGAATCTTACCAGTGTAATAAAGGATACGCTCAGTTGTTGTTGTTTTACCAGCATCAATGTGAGCCATGATCCCAATATTACGAGTATTCTCAAGTGAGAATTCGCGTTTCATAGGAAATTTCTCCTTCCATATTGGGGTAAAGATTGTATAAAGGACCTTGTGTTAGCCAATTAGCTAACACATAGGTTAAATTACCAACGGTAGTGAGCGAATGCTTTGTTCGCTTCTGCCATTTTGTGCATATCTTCACGTTTCTTAACTGATGCACCAGTGTTGTTTGAAGCATCTAGGATTTCGTTAGCTAAACGCTCTTCCATAGTTTTTTCACCACGAAGACGAGAATAGTTAACTAGGTAACGAAGACCTAAAGTTGTACGACGTTCTGGACGTACTTCAACCGGTACTTGGTAGTTAGAACCACCAACACGGCGAGCGCGTACTTCAAGAACTGGCATTACGTTATTTAGAGCGGCTTCGAATACTTCAATTGGATTTTCACCAGAACGTTCTTTAACAATCTCGAACGCACCGTATAAAATCTTTTGAGAAGTACCTCTTTTACCATCAACCATCATTTTATTGATTAAACGAGTTACCAGTTTTGAACTATAAATTGGATCTGGTAACACGTCACGTTTGGAAACAGGACCTTTACGAGGCATGTGTTTTCCTCCTTTCGAATAGTTATCGATTTATTTTATAAAATTGGCCTTGTCGTATTTGTCGATCAAATATCAAAGCTGCTAGCAAGATTTGATATTTATGACAACTAGTTATGAGGCTCATTATTAAATAACGTGATTAAACGTTAAATTATTTTTTCTCTTTAGGGCGTTTTGTTCCGTATTTAGAACGTGATTGTAAACGACCGTTTACACCAGCTGTATCAAGAGCTCCACGTACGATATGGTAACGAACACCCGCTAAGTCTTTTACGCGTCCGCCACGGATAAGAACAACACTGTGCTCTTGTAAGTTGTGGCCTTCACCTGGGATATAAGCTGTAACCTCAATTTGGTTAGTTAAACGTACACGAGCGTATTTACGTAACGCTGAGTTTGGTTTACGAGGTGTCATTGTACCAACACGAGTACAAACACCGCGTTTTTGTGGAGACTTAACATCAGTTAAAGATTTTTTAAATGAGTTATATCCTTTGTTTAACGCTGGTGATTTTGATTTCGTGATTTTAGATTGACGAGGCTTACGTACTAATTGGTTAATTGTAGGCATCGGTATTTCCTCCCTTCATTTATTCCTTGTTAATACCACACATCCAGGTGGTTCATTTTTTGGGTAAAAACAAAGTCTTTGTGTTTTATACACAAAAACTACTCTACAGCAATAGCAACAACCGCTGCTCCAACGTGGATTCCACAGGCCTTGCCCAGTTCCTTTTTGGACTCAACAAGAATAACTGGCACACCGATTTCTCTCGCGAAAGTAATGGCCAAATCGGTTACCCAATTGTCTGCATCAAGTGCCACAAAAAGTTCTTTCACTGAACCATCGCGCATTGCTTTTACTGCTTGCTTTGTACCTATGATTGTTTTACTAGCCCTTACTTTATCATAAGACATTTGCATATCCTCCGAAGTACAGACAGTTAACTATCAACCTTCAATATATTATCATTACCAATTACCACTGTCAACTAATATCTTTAAAAAGTCCGAAGAGATGGGTTTTTACCATCTCTTCGGAGCTCATTTTAATAGTTATTCAGCAGAAATGGTTTCTTCTAAATCAAGCTCATCTTTTTCAATGCGGATTTGACGGTAACGTTGCATACCAGTACCTGCAGGAACAAGTTTACCGATAATTACGTTCTCTTTTAATCCTAGAAGTTCGTCACGTTTACCTTTAATTGCAGCATCTGTTAAGACACGAGTTGTTTCTTGGAATGATGCGGCAGATAAGAACGATTCTGTTTCAAGTGAAGCTTTTGTAATACCAAGAATTACAGGACGGCAAGTTGCAGGGTTTTTGCCGTTTATAACAGCATCTGCATTTGCCTCTGAGAATTGGTGGATATCTAGTAATGAACCAGGTAATAATTCTGTATCACCAGCTTCAATTACACGCACTTTACGAAGCATTTGACGTACCATTACTTCGATATGTTTATCTCCAATTTCTACCCCTTGCATACGGTATACTTTTTGTACTTCTTTTAACAGATACTCTTGAACTGTTGAAACGTCTTTAACTTTTAGTAATTGTTTTGGATCGATAGAACCTTCTGTCAATACCTGACCACGTTCTACAAAGTCGCCTTCTTGTACTTTCAGACGCGCATTGTAAGGTGCTGGGTATTTACGTGTTTCTACATCACCTTCAATTGTAATTTCTTTTAGACCTTCACGGATTTCAGTGATGTCTGAAACAGTACCCGCGATATCAGAAATAACTGATTGACCTTTAGGATTACGTGCTTCAAAGATCTCTTGGATACGCGGAAGACCTTGTGTAATATCATCCCCAGCAACCCCACCTGTATGGAATGTACGCATTGTTAACTGTGTACCTGGTTCACCGATTGATTGAGCCGCAATGATACCAACTGCTTCTCCAACTTCTACCTCTTCACCTGTTGCTAAGTTCATGCCGTAACATTTTTTACATACGCCATGTTTTGTATTACATGTAAATGCAGAACGAATTGTTACTTCTTCAATACCTAACTCAGTAATAATACGAGCGATATCTTGATCGATTAATCCGTCTTTTGCTAAAATCACTTCGCCTGTTTCTGGATGATAGATTGTTTTCTTCGTATGACGACCAACAATACGTTCGTCTAACGCTTCAATTAACTCTGTACCTTCCATTAACGCACCGATTGTTAAACCGCGGTCAGTTCCACAATCATCTTCACGAACGATAACATCCTGTGCTACGTCTACTAGACGACGAGTTAAGTAACCTGAATCGGCAGTTTTTAGGGCTGTATCGGCAAGACCTTTACGGGCACCATGTGTAGAGATGAAGTATTCCAATACCGTTAAACCTTCACGGAATGAAGATTTGATTGGAAGTTCAATGATACGACCAGCCGGATTGGCCATCAGACCACGCATACCTGCTAATTGTGTAAAGTTAGAGGCATTACCACGGGCACCTGAATCAGACATCATGAAGATTGGGTTTGTTTTCTCAAGTGATTTCATTAGTTTTGATTGGATTTCATCTTTCGCAGCACTCCAACTAGAGATAACGCGGTCATAACGTTCTTCCTCTGTGATGAAACCACGACGGAATTGTGCTTGCACTTTATCTACTTTGTCTTGTGCTATTGCTAAAATATCGCCTTTATCTGGTAATACAACAATGTCAGAAACACCAACTGTAATACCAGCGCGTGTTGAATATTTGAATCCTAGATTTTTCATGCGGTCAAGCATTTTAGATGTTTCTGTAATATGGAAACGTTTAAATACTTCGGCAATGATATTTCCTAAGAATTTTTTACGGAACGGGTTCACAACTGGTACTGATGCAAAGTATTTGCGTAGTACAGCTGTACGTTGTGCATTAACTTTGCCCTTTTCATCAAGTGCATTATAAGTCGCATCAGCCTCAAGCTCTTTTAACGTTTCTTCGTCAATTGTTAAGTTAACAAAGAATTTGTCTGGTGTTTCTTGCTCTAAGTTGAAGTCAGTTGGCTCATTAATATACGGGAATGATTTAGGCAAGATCTCGTTAAAGATTACTTTCCCAACAGTTGTTAATAAGAATTTATTATTTTGTTCTTCTGTAAATCTTGGGTTGCTTAACGAGCTTGCTTTAATGGCAATACGAGTATGCAAGTGAACATGACCTGTATCATATGCAATTAACACTTCGTTTGGACCATAGAAAACAGAGCCTTCCCCTTGAGCACCTTCACGCTCAAGTGTTAAGTAATAGTTTCCTAATACCATATCTTGAGAAGGTGTTACAACTGGTTTACCGTCTTTCGGGTTAAGGATATTTTGTGCAGCAAGCATTAATAGACGAGCTTCTGCTTGTGCTTCAGCTGATAATGGTACGTGAACCGCCATTTGGTCACCATCGAAGTCAGCGTTGTAAGCTGTACATACCAATGGATGAAGACGAATAGCACGACCTTCAACTAATGTTGGTTCGAACGCTTGAATACCAAGACGGTGAAGTGTAGGTGCACGATTCAGTAACACTGGATGCTCACGAATTACATCTTCTAAAACGTCCCATACGTCGTTGTTTAAACGTTCGATTTTACGTTTAGCAGATTTAATATTATGAGCAAGACCACGTTCAACTAATTCTTTCATAACAAACGGCTTGAATAACTCAATAGCCATTTCTTTTGGTAGACCACATTGGTACATTTTTAAGTTTGGACCTACTACGATAACGGAACGACCAGAGTAGTCAACACGTTTACCTAGTAAGTTTTGACGGAAACGACCTTGTTTACCTTTCAGCATATGTGAAAGTGATTTTAGCGGACGATTACCTGGACCTGTTA
This window harbors:
- the tuf gene encoding elongation factor Tu, producing MAKEKFDRSKTHANIGTIGHVDHGKTTLTAAIATVLSKKMGGTAKSYADIDNAPEEKERGITINTSHVEYETESRHYAHVDCPGHADYVKNMITGAAQMDGGILVVSAADGPMPQTREHILLSRQVGVPYLVVFMNKCDMVDDEELLELVEMEIRDLLSEYDFPGDDIPVIKGSALKALEGEAEWEEKIVELMDAVDSYIPTPERQTDKPFMMPVEDVFSITGRGTVATGRVERGQVKVGDVVEIVGITEEAKSTTVTGVEMFRKLLDYAEAGDNIGALLRGVAREEIQRGQVLAKPGSITPHTNFKAEVYVLSKEEGGRHTPFFSNYRPQFYFRTTDVTGICNLPEGVEMVMPGDNIEMTVELIAPIALEEGTKFSIREGGRTVGAGVVATIQK
- a CDS encoding bacitracin ABC transporter ATP-binding protein; protein product: MAVLIGRKVKKVYGKKSTAQEVLKGIDLEVNQGEFVGIMGSSGSGKTTLLNVLCSIDFATEGVIEINGQNLRGMKEKALANFRREQLGFIFQDYNLLDTLTVKENILLPLAIGKLPKAVADSRVKELTHLLGIAEILNKYPNEISGGQKQRTSAARALITNPSLVFADEPTGALDSKSATALLKNLQSINEAKKATIMMVTHDAVAASFCTRVLFLKDGLIYSELYKGEKTRQAFFQEIMHTQSVLGGDGYES
- a CDS encoding 30S ribosomal protein S7; its protein translation is MPRKGPVSKRDVLPDPIYSSKLVTRLINKMMVDGKRGTSQKILYGAFEIVKERSGENPIEVFEAALNNVMPVLEVRARRVGGSNYQVPVEVRPERRTTLGLRYLVNYSRLRGEKTMEERLANEILDASNNTGASVKKREDMHKMAEANKAFAHYRW
- the fusA gene encoding elongation factor G is translated as MKREFSLENTRNIGIMAHIDAGKTTTTERILYYTGKIHKIGETHEGASQMDWMEQEQERGITITSAATTAQWAGHRVNIIDTPGHVDFTVEVERSLRVLDGAVTVLDAQSGVEPQTETVWRQATTYGVPRIVFINKMDKTGADFLYSVGTLHERLQANAHPVQLPIGAEDQFSAIIDLVEMKATFYGDEKGTAVTEGEIPAEYREQAEEYREKLIDAVASVDEEIMEKYLEGEEITVAELKAAIRRATIAVEFYPVICGTAFKHKGVRPMLNAVIDYLPSPVDVPAIKGTTVDGDEELERKSSDEEPFSALAFKVMTDPFVGKLTFFRVYSGTLDSGSYVQNSSKGKRERVGRILQMHANSREEISKVFAGDIAAAVGLKDTTTGDTLCDEKNLVILESMEFPEPVISLSVEPKSKADQDKMGQALAKLQEEDPTFRAHTDTETGQTIISGMGELHLDILVDRMRREFKVEANVGAPMVSYRETFRGSAKVQGKFTRQSGGRGQYGDVTIEFSPNEEGKGFEFENAIVGGVVPREYIPAVEAGLRDSLDRGVVAGYPLIDIKAKLVFGSYHDVDSNEMAFKIAASMALKEAAKQCDAVILEPMMKVEVVIPEEYLGDIMGNITSRRGRVEGMDARGNSQVVRAMVPLAEMFGYATTLRSATQGRGVFSMTFDHYEEVPKSIAAEIIKKNKGE
- a CDS encoding 30S ribosomal protein S12 translates to MPTINQLVRKPRQSKITKSKSPALNKGYNSFKKSLTDVKSPQKRGVCTRVGTMTPRKPNSALRKYARVRLTNQIEVTAYIPGEGHNLQEHSVVLIRGGRVKDLAGVRYHIVRGALDTAGVNGRLQSRSKYGTKRPKEKK
- a CDS encoding ABC transporter permease — translated: MSLSKLVLRSMKKNMKHYYLYFFALIFSVTLYFSFVTLQNNADVLETVNKSGTATAGFEAATYILYFIVLFFVLYANHLFMKRRSKEIGLYQLIGMTKGLIVRLLAIESILLFVGAVVLGMLAGFFSSRLFAMILLRVLEEEALVTMKFSIEALQKSIIVFAILLVIVLVQMAWMIHRVSLLSLFSAAKQADERVKRFSPLQMAIGFIGLVLIVYGYYASTKLFDIESAGNLFVNMMIILATTIGGTFLVFRYSVAFIMNFIRLKKNGHLTVHDVLALTPIMHRMKSNAKSLTLITVLTGFSLGITTLSYIGYYSSESSAFSRVPGDYILLEDNGQEFLKELEESNISYDKVDYRLQAVTASIAQLMSKDQKDSPFYTMKGTIYTIPLSDYQQSVPEAKLSGNSVILTNYGGYMAEMFPLEKDREVVVSAGKHEETFHVIDVQDKSIISGIVTVGGGGPIFVVTDEMFEKLAAQSEPFPWHKQATINLKSKEDIATAEKLYIQTGAGVISVLDSKGKSNQYIQLSFESERKENIEDLGLTIFTTAFLGLAFLMTTGSILYFKQMSEAEEERGSYTILRKIGFAERDIMKGIYMKQAFNFGVPLTIGLLHSYFAVKSGWFLFGSELTAPLWIAMSCYIALYAIFAILSVGYYKKVIRESL
- a CDS encoding DNA-binding response regulator yields the protein MELKILLIEDDPSIFEMIQTRFTQWSLQVVGPKNFQKVMDDFIEEKPHLVIIDIQLPAYDGFHWCREIRHISKVPILFLSSRDHPMDMVMSMQMGADDFVQKPFHMEVLLAKVQAILRRTYDYIEESLDVTRFNGAVIDYARSEIMYNGNLASLTKNELFILRILVEKTNQIVSRDDLMRKLWDDERFVNDNTLSVNVNRLRTKLEDIGLQDVILTKKGLGYIAVIQGT
- a CDS encoding sensor histidine kinase; the protein is MPLLFIRERLAWISYFLFMIGVLNILFSLDVGLVGVSIWYVNVILLVSFIIFLFWRYVVEVKQLNDFLGNVDSQLDDAHSRSLALSPFQAAYFTKIEDVFYDKNTELNQAKVQLQEYSDELLAWVHEVKAPLTTINLMLDHIEDLSLRRKLEAEWLRLHLLVDQQLHQTRLASIEKDNYMLKMELRAAVYNEIKAMQPWCIEKGIGFDVEELTETVMTDGKWLAFIVRQILSNAIKYSPTNSEIFIFTEVDPNGATLLHIKDNGIGIRKEDLPRIFQKSYTGTAGRESSQSTGMGLYLAHNVAQKIGIRITVQSSIGEGSIFTLRFPLQNEYVKLTGR
- a CDS encoding 50S ribosomal protein L7ae-like protein; the protein is MSYDKVRASKTIIGTKQAVKAMRDGSVKELFVALDADNWVTDLAITFAREIGVPVILVESKKELGKACGIHVGAAVVAIAVE